In one Nitrososphaera viennensis EN76 genomic region, the following are encoded:
- a CDS encoding ABC transporter permease, translated as MQQQQKTTGARKKNGNTTISDLASIALFLAAFGAAWQVVYLAGFFPEQSLPSPISVAQSFADLSSAGSLGAGVAVTMGRLAAGFAISVAIGGAVGLAMVRFKDFGKTMSSFSVGLQSFPSIAWVPFTILLIGFNDFGILFVMVISSVFSVMMSTYSGIRNIPPIYMRAARNMGADGFVLFRHVMLPAATPTLIIGLRQAWSFAWHALVGAEILISLVGLGHILSVGRELGNMGWIMATMIVIFVIGMVVDRVIFFKLEERIRSRWGLNQHAD; from the coding sequence ATGCAACAGCAGCAAAAAACCACAGGAGCGCGCAAGAAAAACGGGAACACGACAATTAGTGACCTTGCAAGCATTGCGCTCTTTCTTGCGGCATTTGGGGCCGCGTGGCAGGTGGTCTACCTTGCGGGCTTCTTTCCAGAGCAGTCGCTTCCTTCGCCAATCTCTGTCGCGCAGTCGTTTGCAGACCTTTCATCTGCCGGGTCGCTTGGCGCCGGCGTCGCTGTGACGATGGGCAGGCTTGCCGCCGGCTTTGCCATCTCTGTGGCAATCGGGGGCGCAGTGGGCCTTGCGATGGTGCGCTTCAAGGACTTTGGCAAGACCATGAGCTCGTTTTCGGTCGGCCTCCAGTCGTTCCCGAGCATAGCGTGGGTGCCCTTTACGATACTCCTGATCGGCTTTAACGACTTTGGCATCCTGTTCGTCATGGTGATAAGCTCCGTGTTCTCGGTGATGATGTCGACGTACAGCGGCATACGCAACATACCGCCCATCTACATGCGCGCCGCGCGCAACATGGGAGCAGACGGCTTTGTGCTGTTCCGCCACGTCATGCTGCCGGCAGCGACTCCCACCCTGATAATCGGGCTCCGCCAGGCCTGGTCATTTGCGTGGCATGCGCTCGTGGGCGCAGAAATACTCATCTCGCTTGTGGGCCTTGGGCACATCCTGAGCGTTGGAAGGGAGCTTGGCAACATGGGCTGGATAATGGCAACCATGATAGTGATATTTGTAATAGGCATGGTGGTCGACAGGGTCATCTTTTTCAAGCTTGAAGAGCGCATCCGCTCAAGGTGGGGCCTCAACCAGCACGCCGACTAG
- a CDS encoding 4a-hydroxytetrahydrobiopterin dehydratase, which yields MHDEDYRELSKQELDKALEKMPGWKIAEGKLHRSFEFGDFAEAFAFMTHVAIEADKLNHHPEWSNVYNHVTIALVTHDIGNKVSNYDVILAQKISEIAASSRRAG from the coding sequence ATGCATGACGAAGACTATCGCGAGCTTTCAAAGCAGGAGCTTGACAAGGCGCTTGAAAAAATGCCCGGCTGGAAAATAGCCGAAGGCAAGCTGCACAGGTCGTTTGAGTTTGGCGACTTTGCAGAGGCGTTTGCGTTCATGACCCACGTGGCAATAGAGGCGGACAAGTTGAACCACCATCCAGAGTGGTCAAACGTCTACAACCACGTCACCATCGCCCTTGTGACGCACGACATCGGCAACAAGGTGAGCAACTACGATGTCATTCTTGCGCAAAAAATAAGCGAGATTGCTGCGTCTAGTCGGCGTGCTGGTTGA
- a CDS encoding Rieske 2Fe-2S domain-containing protein — protein sequence MAGRLKDPPLREIAIGHTTIALSYKDGKFGAISNICNHVGGPLGRGRFDGDYVVCPWHNWKFHRMTGFGEPGFEDDRVPQYELKIENGNLYINFQPVTERNKLQHAPHRLSRPVKREEGPIRVVGISTTATDSKNPRYSTSDKLLEIAIEHARTVLGAQTILIRLNDLKFRNCEGYYSKAARACTWPCSITQMDKTDELDRVYEALVHWGDVIIVSTQIRWGAASSLYYKMAERMNCIQNQITISDRVLIQNKVASFI from the coding sequence ATGGCTGGACGGCTCAAAGACCCTCCTCTAAGAGAGATCGCAATAGGTCACACCACAATAGCTCTTTCGTACAAGGACGGAAAATTTGGAGCAATATCGAACATATGTAATCACGTAGGCGGACCTTTGGGTCGCGGACGATTCGATGGTGACTATGTTGTATGCCCATGGCATAACTGGAAGTTTCACAGAATGACTGGATTTGGTGAGCCAGGTTTCGAAGATGATCGTGTACCACAATATGAGCTCAAGATAGAGAATGGGAATCTCTACATCAACTTCCAACCGGTTACGGAAAGAAACAAGCTTCAGCATGCTCCACACCGTCTATCTAGGCCGGTAAAGCGCGAGGAGGGGCCTATCAGGGTTGTTGGCATATCTACAACTGCCACGGACTCAAAAAATCCCAGATATTCCACATCTGACAAGCTGCTCGAAATTGCAATAGAACATGCAAGGACAGTTCTAGGAGCACAGACCATTCTTATTCGGTTGAATGACCTGAAATTTCGAAATTGCGAGGGGTATTACTCCAAGGCTGCCAGGGCATGCACCTGGCCCTGCTCTATTACCCAGATGGACAAAACTGACGAGCTTGATCGCGTTTACGAAGCATTGGTGCACTGGGGAGACGTTATCATAGTTTCAACCCAGATTAGATGGGGTGCTGCCAGCTCATTGTATTACAAGATGGCGGAAAGGATGAATTGCATTCAAAATCAAATCACGATTAGCGACAGGGTTCTGATCCAGAATAAGGTTGCGTCATTTATCTAA